The DNA segment AATACACATCTCCGCCGTCCCCACCATCTCCGCCGTCTGGACCGCCTAAAATCACGTGTTTTTCACGGCGAAAGCTAACTGCTCCAGCACCGCCATGCCCTGAACTAACCCTAAAACTCGCACTATCTATAAACATATTTTGCCTTTAAATTTTTGCTTGATTATAGCAAATTTTGCTAAAAGCTAAATTTTGGAGCTAAAATATCACTAAATTTTAAAAATTCAAGTGAGTATAGTTTGGTTAGGTTATCACTGCTTAAAATTTCATCAGTTTTGCCAAAAATATAACTTTTATCGCTAAATAAAATAAGTGTATTATCGGCTACTTTAAGTGCGTGATTTGGATCGTGAGTGGAGAAAACTATGCCAAAATTTTGTGATTTTAGCTCTTTTAGTAGCTTTAAAACTCTGTTTTGATTTTTTAAGTCAAGCTCACTCATAGGCTCATCAAGGAGCATAATGTCGCTTTTTGAAAAAATAGCCCTTGCAAACAAAACAAGCTGTTTTTGTCCGCCTGAAAGCGTTGAAAAATTTCTGTTTGCAAATGGTTTTAATCCAAGTGAGTCTAAAATTTGCAAAACCTGTTCTTCATCTTTGACACTTGGTGCTTTAAGTAGTGAAATTTTGTTTGCAATACCCATTAAAACGATATCTTTTACAGTAAAATCATAAGCTGTGATGAAATTTTGTGGCAGATACGAAAAGGTCGCATCTGATAAAATCTGAGCCATATCAAATTTTAAAATATTAAGCATTAGCTTTAAAATCGTGCTTTTGCCCTGTCCGTTTAATCCTAAAATCGCCGTAATCTCTGCGTTTTTACAATAAAAGTTAAAATCTTTTAAAATTTGGTTATCTTTGTAGCTAAAAAAGCCATTTTTTACCTCAAATTTTGCCATAGCAAACCCTTAAAAGGTATACAAACACGGGCGTTCCAATTAGTGCAGTTAAAATCCCAAGCGGTATCTCGCTACCAACACTAGCCCTTGAAATCGTATCTATAAGCAACATAAAAACTGCACCCAAAATGGCACAAACTGGCAAATTTATATTGTAGTTTTGCCCAACCAAAAACCTAGCCATATGTGGCACGACAAGTCCTATCCAGCCGATATTCCCGCTCATAGCAACTTGTGCTGATATAAGCAGTGTCGTGCAAAGCAGTATGATGATACGAAGTGTTTTTGGATTTATACCAAGACCTATGATGTCATCATCGCTAAGGCTTAGCAGATTAAGACGCCATCTAATCACCATAAGCGTCCCGCCACAAATTAAAGATATAAAAAATAGGATAAAAAATTTATCATAATTTGCACTTATAAAACTTCCAAGAAGCCAAAATATGATGTTTGGGAGAGTTTGTTCGTTATCTGCAAGATACTGAGTAAGGCTAATTAAAGCACCAAAAAAGCCATTTACCACAACGCCTGATAAAATGAGTGAAAAAATACTGCTTTGGCGGACAAATTTTGCGATATATCCAAGCAGAATTATCGCAAAAATACCCATAAAAAAGGCACAAAATATAAGAGCAATACCACCAAAACCAAGTAAAATAGCAATTGCTCCGCCAAAAGCAGCTGCTGAGCTAACGCCTATAATATTTGGGCCTACAAGTGGGTTTTTAAAAACAGCTTGCAATGACGCACCGCTAACTGCCAACATAGCACCACAAATACTTGAAAGCAAAATTCTAGGCACCCTAATACCAAAAATCACATCTTTTGCACGTTCATTTGTTGCAAAAAGTAACGTATCTAAAACCTCGCTGGGGCTTAGATGATAAGAGCCAACCCCTAGCGAAATTAGGCATAATATGAGCCAAAATCCTAATAAAATAAAAAATTTAAACAATTTTAGTTTTTAACTCTATAAAATTTCAAATAATACTCATCTACAAAGGCGTCTAAATCAATATCCTTGCCAAGTTCTGGATATAGTTTTTTAAGCACCCAAAACTCACCCAAAGCCATTGCCTCAGGTGTTGGAAAACCCCAAGCTTTGGCGTATTCTGGCATAAGATAGACTTTATCATTCTTGATTGCTTTTAAGCCTTTTAGAAGCTCATTTTGTTTTAGCTCATCAATAACTTGCGGATATCTTTCTTGAACAAAAATCACATCTGGATCCCACGATATAAGATTTTCAGGACCAACTTGTTTATAGCCCTTTATATCTTTTGCCGCTACGTTCTCTCCACCCGCTCTTGCAAATATAATACTTGTGTATTTGCCACTTCCATATGTGTTAAAGTCCGGATTTGCCATATAAAGCCTAGTTTTAGCACCTTTGATTTTGTCTGTATAAGTCTTTAAAAGCTTCTGCTTTTCTTTTACATAATCAACTAAATTTTGTGCATTTTGCTCTTTATTTGCAATACTTCCTAGCAATAAAATACCCTCATAAAGCCCATTTGTATATGCATTAATCTCGTCGCTAAAATTTTTAAATTCCGGATTTAATGAGTTTTGTGCGTTTATATTATCTTTAAAAAAGCTCATTGCGACAACTGGGATCTTTAGCTCCGATAGTTTATCGATAAACTCTTTTGGTATGTAGTTTGCTACAATTACAACATCTGGCTTTAACGCCAAAATTTGCTCGTAATTAATGCTTTTTAGATCGCCCGGCGTTGGCATATCTTTAAGAGCAGGAGCCAGTCTTACATAGTTTTTTCCTAAATTTTTCTCCCAGCTTTCTAACACGCCGACAACCTTTGAAAGTGCGTCAAGCTGAACTAAGACATTTAAGCTTTGGTGCTGAAGCACAACTATGCGATTTACCTCATCTGGTAAAACTACATCTCTACCATTTTGATCTTTTATAAGCCTATCCGCAAAAAGAGAACACGACAAGCTAAGCAGGATAAAAAACAGAAATTTTTTCATTGCATTTTCCTTAAAATATATTTTTTTATATATATAAAATATAAAAATGCAATTAAATCAAAAAAATAATAAAAGCAAGATAAATTTTATACAAAACATGGTTTTTATTTTAAAATTTTAAAAAGTTAGAATTGGAATTTGTATGAATAAAAAAAGAGAGAAGGGGCAAAAGCCCCAAGAATTAAGCTGCTGGATAAACAGAAACTTTTTTTCTGTTTTTATCTTTACGCTCAAATTTTACGTATCCGTCAATAAGAGCAAATATAGTGTGATCTTTACCAAGACCTACGTTGCTACCAGCGTGAGTAGCTGTGCCACGCTGACGAATGATGATATTTCCAGCGCGAACAAACTCGCCACCGAATTTCTTAACGCCTAAGCGACGACCGATAGAGTCGCGATTGTTTTGGGTTGAACCCTGACCTTTTTTGTGTGCCATTTTGCAGTCCTTTTTTTATTATTTAACCTGCTAGTATCGTTTTGCTATGCTTTGTTGATTTTAAAACTTCGCACTCACGGACGAAAAGTCCGCTACGTTTAAAATTTTAAAATCGCCTAGCCTAGCTTTACGATACTTCGCGATCGCCGCTCTAAGCTTTTACGCTTACGACTTTTACGCGTGTGTATTGTCTTCTAAAACCGCGTTTTAGTTTTGAGTCTTTTCTTCTTCGTTTTTTATAGATAACGACTTTTTTGTCTTTACCTAAATTTACTACTTCTAAGACAACTTTTGCACCCTTAACAAATGGCGCACCTACCTTTACTTCGCCGTCATTAACGACTAAAACATCTGTAATCTCAACAGATGATTTTGGCTCAGCTTCAAAGCGATCAAGGTTTAGATACTGACCTTCGCTCACTCTATACTGCTTTCCGCCGTGTTTTATAATAGCATACTTCATTGCTATCCCTTCTTTTGGTAAGTTAGTAAAAAGCACTTTGAAATTTCAAAGATTTATGGAGCTTTGTTACTTAAAAAGTCGGATTTTAGCTAAAAATTTATAAAAAGCAACTTAGGAGCGAGTTTTTCGCCCCTAAATTTTAATAATCAAGCTCTGGTTTTGAGGTTTTATCCGTTGATGCTGGTAGCATTGGATACTCAACTTTTGGCATATCGCCTGTTAGTGATTTTAAGAAAATTCCGATACTATCCGCCTCTTTGTCGCTTATATCAATACCAAGCTGGACGCTACCCATAGTCTTTATCGCCTCTTTTAGCGACCAAATCGCGCCATTGTGAAAATACGGCGCTGTTAGCTCAATGTTGCGTAAAGTTGGGGCTTTTACCATACCATTTGCGTCCCCTTTAAAGTCGCCAACATCTGCAAACTGATACTTTGACGCCACTTCAAAAGGTTGCAATGCTCCACCCAAATTTATGCCATTATGACATGTTGCACAGCCTTTGTCTATAAAGGTTTTTAGTCCTACTTTTTCAGCTTTTGTTAATGCATTTATATCACCTTCTAAAAATTTATCAAATCTAGAAGGTGTTACTAATGTTCTTTCAAAAATCCCAATTGCAGTTGTGACAAGCTCAAAATTTATCTCACTATTAAACGCCTTTTTAAACTCATCAACGTAAGCTGGGATTGATTTTAGCCTATCTACGACAAGCTCAGGGGTTGAAGCCATTTCAGGCTCGGCTGTCATCGGACCAGCAGCTTGTGCGGCTAGATGAGCTGCCCTGCCATCCCAAAATTGCACAGAATTAAATACTGAATTATATACAGTTGGGGCATTAATATGATGCGGATTTGGCGTCCATTTGTGCCCTGTTGAGGCTGGAATTCCATCAGCTCCACCAAGCCCTAAATTATGACAGGTGTTACAGCTAATTATGCCTGATTTTGATAATCTAGGATCAAAATATAGCCTTTTTCCCAATTCTACACGCTGGTCTGTTGTAGGATAATTTTTTGCATCCAAAGAAGCACTCTCTATTAGTTTTGAAAGAGCACTGCTGTCGCTAGGAAGCGCAACTAAACCATTATTTAAAGCCTCCTCTATTAAGTTATCAGCCAATAATAAATTAGCCAATGCTATAGATGGTAAAAATAAAAATTTTTTCATAAAAATCTCCTTTATGTAAATTAAAAATTACTCTGCGAATTATATTTTAAATAAAATTAAATACAAATAAAATTCTTATCTAATAAAAAATATTATTTATAAAATTGATGAATATAAATAAAATTTTAGTTATAATCACGCAAAATTTCAAAAATAATGGATAATAATGGCTAGCGATGACCAGGAGAAAACCGAAGAAGCGACCGACAAAAAAATAAGCGACGCCAAAAAGGACGGCAACGTCCCAAAAAGCCAAGATATGAGCGGTTTTATCACACTCATAATAGGCATAGGTGTACTAATAGCAATGCTTGGTTTTATGCAAGATCAAGTCGTTAGCCTGTATCAATACTACTCAAAATTTATAGGCAAAGAGCTAACAATCCCAACCATACACCTAATAGCCCTAAACACAATGGCTAGAGTTTTGCTGATGATACTGCCCGTATGCGTTTGCGTGGCAATCGGTGGAATTTTAGCATCCATAATGCAGTTTGGATTTATTTTTACAACAAAACCTATAACGCCAGACCTTAAAAAAATAGACCCGATAAAGGGCTTAAAAAACCTATTTTCTATGAAAAAAGTGATAGAGAGCATAAAGATAGTAGCAAAAGTTTCAGCTGTTTTTGGCGTAGGTTTTTACTTCTTTTTAAAATTCATAAAAGAGCTTCCACACACTCTATTTTTTAGTATGTTTGATCAGCTAAGTTGGCTAAAAGAGAAGATGCTAATTTTAGTTGGAGTAATGTTAATAGTCCTTTTAGTTGTCGCACTTGCCGATATTTTGATAGTTCGCTTTAACTACTTTAAAGATTTAAGAATGAGCAAACAAGAGATAAAAGATGAATACAAGCAAATGGAGGGCGATCCACAGGTAAAGGCTAGAATTAGGCGTGTACAAATGGAGGCAAGCAGAAAACGTATGATGCAACAAGTCCCACAAGCTGATGTAGTCATCACAAACCCAACTCATTACGCCGTTGCTTTGCGTTATGATAAGACAAAAGAGGAGGCGCCGATAGTTCTTGCAAAGGGCGTTGATTTAGTGGCGTTAAGGATAAGAAAAATAGCCACAGAAAATAACATAGAGATCGTAGAAAATCCGCCACTTGCGCGTGAGCTTTATAAAATTTGCGAAGTAGATGACTTAATCCCTGCAAATTTATTTCGTGCCGTCGCCGAAGTATTAAGCTTTGTATACATGGGCAACCAAAGCAAATTTAAAGACCGCCTATCTAAATAAAAAAGCTTTAACCAACTTTTAGTTAGAATTACAAAAACTCAAAAAATAGGAAAAATATGGACGTCGTATTTATGGGCACTCCCGAGTATGCCACAAAAATTTTAAGAAATTTAATAAAAAATCAAATCAACATATCAGCCGTATTTACCCAGCCTGATAAACCAGTCGGCAGAAAGCAAATTTTAACCCCGCCTGACGTAAAGGCATTTTTAATCCAAAACCACCCAGACATAAAAATACACCAGCCAAAAAACCTAAAAGATCCACAAACAACAGAATTTATATCCTCGCTAAAACCTGATTTTATCGTTGTAGCGGCGTATGGGCAAATTTTGCCACAAAGCATTTTAGATATCGCTCCTTGCATAAATCTACACGCGTCAATCTTGCCGCAATATCGTGGCGCAAGTCCTATTCAAAGTGCTATTTTAGATGGACAAACCCAAACCGGAGTAACCTCAATGCTTATGGACGCTGGACTTGATACTGGTATGATACTACAAATTTCAAAGACGGAGTGTGGCGATAAAACGAGCGGTGAGTTGTTTGATGAGCTTGGCGATATGGCAGCAGAGCTTATCATCGACACGCTTAAGAATTTTCACACTATACAAAAACAGCCACAAGATGAGAGCAAATCAAGCATATGTAAAAAAATAAAAAAGGAGATGGGGCTTTTTGACTTTAACCAAACAACCAAGGAAATTTATAACAAATTTCGTGCATTTACACCGTGGCCAGGTATGTTTTTAAGCAGTGGGCTTAA comes from the Campylobacter mucosalis genome and includes:
- a CDS encoding ABC transporter ATP-binding protein; the protein is MAKFEVKNGFFSYKDNQILKDFNFYCKNAEITAILGLNGQGKSTILKLMLNILKFDMAQILSDATFSYLPQNFITAYDFTVKDIVLMGIANKISLLKAPSVKDEEQVLQILDSLGLKPFANRNFSTLSGGQKQLVLFARAIFSKSDIMLLDEPMSELDLKNQNRVLKLLKELKSQNFGIVFSTHDPNHALKVADNTLILFSDKSYIFGKTDEILSSDNLTKLYSLEFLKFSDILAPKFSF
- a CDS encoding FecCD family ABC transporter permease, with amino-acid sequence MFKFFILLGFWLILCLISLGVGSYHLSPSEVLDTLLFATNERAKDVIFGIRVPRILLSSICGAMLAVSGASLQAVFKNPLVGPNIIGVSSAAAFGGAIAILLGFGGIALIFCAFFMGIFAIILLGYIAKFVRQSSIFSLILSGVVVNGFFGALISLTQYLADNEQTLPNIIFWLLGSFISANYDKFFILFFISLICGGTLMVIRWRLNLLSLSDDDIIGLGINPKTLRIIILLCTTLLISAQVAMSGNIGWIGLVVPHMARFLVGQNYNINLPVCAILGAVFMLLIDTISRASVGSEIPLGILTALIGTPVFVYLLRVCYGKI
- a CDS encoding ABC transporter substrate-binding protein, with protein sequence MKKFLFFILLSLSCSLFADRLIKDQNGRDVVLPDEVNRIVVLQHQSLNVLVQLDALSKVVGVLESWEKNLGKNYVRLAPALKDMPTPGDLKSINYEQILALKPDVVIVANYIPKEFIDKLSELKIPVVAMSFFKDNINAQNSLNPEFKNFSDEINAYTNGLYEGILLLGSIANKEQNAQNLVDYVKEKQKLLKTYTDKIKGAKTRLYMANPDFNTYGSGKYTSIIFARAGGENVAAKDIKGYKQVGPENLISWDPDVIFVQERYPQVIDELKQNELLKGLKAIKNDKVYLMPEYAKAWGFPTPEAMALGEFWVLKKLYPELGKDIDLDAFVDEYYLKFYRVKN
- the rpmA gene encoding 50S ribosomal protein L27, giving the protein MAHKKGQGSTQNNRDSIGRRLGVKKFGGEFVRAGNIIIRQRGTATHAGSNVGLGKDHTIFALIDGYVKFERKDKNRKKVSVYPAA
- the rplU gene encoding 50S ribosomal protein L21, producing MKYAIIKHGGKQYRVSEGQYLNLDRFEAEPKSSVEITDVLVVNDGEVKVGAPFVKGAKVVLEVVNLGKDKKVVIYKKRRRKDSKLKRGFRRQYTRVKVVSVKA
- a CDS encoding cytochrome-c peroxidase; the protein is MKKFLFLPSIALANLLLADNLIEEALNNGLVALPSDSSALSKLIESASLDAKNYPTTDQRVELGKRLYFDPRLSKSGIISCNTCHNLGLGGADGIPASTGHKWTPNPHHINAPTVYNSVFNSVQFWDGRAAHLAAQAAGPMTAEPEMASTPELVVDRLKSIPAYVDEFKKAFNSEINFELVTTAIGIFERTLVTPSRFDKFLEGDINALTKAEKVGLKTFIDKGCATCHNGINLGGALQPFEVASKYQFADVGDFKGDANGMVKAPTLRNIELTAPYFHNGAIWSLKEAIKTMGSVQLGIDISDKEADSIGIFLKSLTGDMPKVEYPMLPASTDKTSKPELDY
- the flhB gene encoding flagellar biosynthesis protein FlhB, with the translated sequence MASDDQEKTEEATDKKISDAKKDGNVPKSQDMSGFITLIIGIGVLIAMLGFMQDQVVSLYQYYSKFIGKELTIPTIHLIALNTMARVLLMILPVCVCVAIGGILASIMQFGFIFTTKPITPDLKKIDPIKGLKNLFSMKKVIESIKIVAKVSAVFGVGFYFFLKFIKELPHTLFFSMFDQLSWLKEKMLILVGVMLIVLLVVALADILIVRFNYFKDLRMSKQEIKDEYKQMEGDPQVKARIRRVQMEASRKRMMQQVPQADVVITNPTHYAVALRYDKTKEEAPIVLAKGVDLVALRIRKIATENNIEIVENPPLARELYKICEVDDLIPANLFRAVAEVLSFVYMGNQSKFKDRLSK
- the fmt gene encoding methionyl-tRNA formyltransferase, translated to MDVVFMGTPEYATKILRNLIKNQINISAVFTQPDKPVGRKQILTPPDVKAFLIQNHPDIKIHQPKNLKDPQTTEFISSLKPDFIVVAAYGQILPQSILDIAPCINLHASILPQYRGASPIQSAILDGQTQTGVTSMLMDAGLDTGMILQISKTECGDKTSGELFDELGDMAAELIIDTLKNFHTIQKQPQDESKSSICKKIKKEMGLFDFNQTTKEIYNKFRAFTPWPGMFLSSGLKILSLKPSSLRGNVGEILQITKNSIIVGTSDESVEIFTLQEPSKKPLDAPIYINGKRLGVGDRIS